One genomic region from Sphingobacterium sp. UGAL515B_05 encodes:
- the mazG gene encoding nucleoside triphosphate pyrophosphohydrolase: protein MANLAAPAYQHTPQLAFQRLLDVLYTLRVECPWDKKQTMESLRHLTMEEMYELTDAILEKDYPEIKKELGDVLMHLVFYARIAEEEGHFNIVDVLNAICDKLITRHPHIYGDTNADTEDQVKSNWETIKLKEGNTSVLAGVPKGLPALVKAYRIQDKVRGVGFDWEDKKQVWEKVEEELAEFKAEFNLETALPMDQEKAEGEFGDLLFSLINYARHIGINPENALERTNKKFIERFTYLEQKAAENKQQLQEMSLEEMDVYWNEAKKLKK from the coding sequence ATGGCAAATCTAGCAGCACCAGCGTATCAGCATACACCTCAACTCGCTTTTCAACGATTACTCGATGTCTTATATACCTTACGGGTTGAATGTCCCTGGGATAAAAAACAGACTATGGAATCCCTTCGACATTTGACTATGGAGGAAATGTATGAATTAACCGACGCCATTTTGGAAAAAGATTATCCAGAAATCAAAAAAGAACTTGGCGACGTCTTGATGCATCTGGTATTCTATGCCCGCATTGCCGAAGAAGAAGGACATTTCAACATCGTCGACGTACTTAATGCAATCTGTGATAAATTGATTACGCGCCATCCCCACATCTATGGCGACACCAATGCTGATACAGAAGATCAAGTCAAGTCCAATTGGGAAACAATCAAGCTCAAAGAAGGCAATACATCTGTTCTTGCTGGTGTCCCAAAAGGCCTACCCGCTTTGGTAAAGGCCTATCGTATCCAAGATAAAGTTCGCGGTGTCGGCTTTGACTGGGAAGATAAGAAACAAGTATGGGAAAAAGTAGAGGAAGAGCTTGCCGAATTTAAAGCCGAATTTAATCTGGAAACAGCGCTTCCAATGGATCAGGAAAAAGCGGAAGGCGAATTTGGCGACCTTTTATTCTCCTTAATAAATTATGCACGGCATATTGGCATAAACCCCGAAAATGCACTTGAACGCACCAACAAAAAATTCATTGAACGGTTTACCTATTTAGAACAAAAAGCCGCTGAAAATAAGCAACAACTGCAGGAAATGAGTCTAGAAGAAATGGACGTTTATTGGAATGAAGCTAAAAAATTAAAAAAATAA
- the trpS gene encoding tryptophan--tRNA ligase translates to METVVSGIRSTGKLHLGNYYGALSNFVKMQNEYNCFFFIADLHSLTTHPTPHGLQGTVRQVIVEYLAAGIDPEKSTIYVQSDVPEVAELYLYMNMNAYLGELERATAFKDKVRSSPDNVNAGLLTYPVLMASDILIHHGTKVPVGKDQEQHLEMTRTFGNRFNRLYNVDYFKEAFAFSYADKLVKVPGLSGQGKMGKSNGEADCIYLSDSETVIRKKVMRAVSDSGPTEMNQPKPEAIQNLFDLMKVVSTADTLQHFDELYNKCEIRYGDFKKQLAEDMVLATNDVRSRIEDISNDDAYIAKVAKMGAEKASESAHKTLKEVREIIGIKRFY, encoded by the coding sequence ATGGAAACAGTTGTTAGCGGTATCAGAAGTACCGGAAAATTACATTTAGGAAATTACTACGGCGCATTGAGCAATTTTGTGAAAATGCAAAACGAATATAATTGCTTTTTTTTCATTGCGGATTTACATTCACTAACGACCCACCCCACTCCTCATGGACTTCAGGGAACGGTTCGTCAAGTTATTGTTGAATATTTAGCTGCGGGAATAGACCCCGAAAAATCGACTATTTACGTTCAATCAGATGTTCCAGAAGTTGCGGAACTCTATCTATATATGAATATGAACGCCTATCTCGGCGAGCTAGAACGCGCTACAGCATTTAAAGATAAAGTTAGAAGCAGTCCAGACAATGTTAACGCAGGCTTATTGACCTATCCGGTCTTGATGGCCTCTGATATATTGATTCACCATGGCACAAAAGTGCCCGTAGGAAAAGATCAGGAACAGCATTTGGAGATGACGCGGACTTTTGGCAATCGCTTCAATCGCTTATACAACGTAGATTATTTTAAAGAAGCGTTTGCGTTCTCCTACGCTGACAAATTGGTGAAAGTTCCCGGACTTTCAGGCCAGGGAAAAATGGGTAAATCCAATGGTGAAGCAGATTGTATTTATCTATCGGACAGTGAAACCGTAATTCGTAAAAAAGTGATGCGTGCTGTATCCGATTCTGGTCCGACGGAAATGAACCAGCCTAAGCCTGAAGCTATCCAAAATCTTTTTGATTTAATGAAGGTCGTATCTACTGCAGATACGTTACAGCATTTTGATGAACTCTATAACAAATGTGAAATTCGTTATGGTGATTTCAAAAAACAATTGGCAGAAGATATGGTCCTTGCAACCAACGATGTACGCTCCCGTATAGAGGATATATCAAACGATGATGCATACATTGCTAAAGTTGCAAAAATGGGCGCTGAAAAAGCAAGCGAATCCGCGCACAAGACGCTGAAAGAAGTTCGTGAGATTATTGGTATTAAAAGATTTTATTAA